One window from the genome of Acuticoccus sp. I52.16.1 encodes:
- the sfsA gene encoding DNA/RNA nuclease SfsA encodes MLAHSFGPLVDGIWVERRKRFMLDVTLGDGSTITAHCPNTGAMTGLVNPGSRVLLSVSDNPKRRYRHTLEAVEADGVWVGVNTQNPNRVALALARARLAPFPAAGEVRPEVRYGKAERIDILVTAESGRRTFIEIKNVHLMERPGEASFPDSVTARGAKHLDALADVVAAGDDALMLFLIQRGDAETFRLARHIDAAYGEAFDRACAAGVRMAALRCAISPEGIRAAGLIPILGREELSEAASEAA; translated from the coding sequence ATGTTGGCACATTCCTTCGGACCCCTCGTGGACGGCATCTGGGTGGAGCGGCGCAAGCGCTTCATGCTGGATGTGACGCTCGGTGACGGCAGCACGATCACCGCCCACTGCCCCAACACCGGCGCGATGACGGGGCTCGTCAACCCTGGCTCGCGGGTGCTGCTGTCGGTCTCGGACAACCCCAAGCGGCGCTATCGGCACACGCTGGAGGCGGTGGAGGCGGACGGCGTGTGGGTCGGCGTCAACACGCAGAACCCCAACCGCGTGGCACTGGCCCTGGCGCGAGCGCGGCTCGCCCCTTTCCCCGCCGCCGGCGAGGTTCGACCCGAGGTGCGCTACGGCAAGGCCGAACGGATCGACATCCTGGTGACCGCCGAGAGCGGGCGGCGCACGTTCATCGAGATCAAGAACGTGCACCTCATGGAGCGCCCCGGCGAGGCGTCCTTCCCCGACAGCGTCACCGCCCGCGGCGCCAAGCACCTCGACGCGCTGGCCGACGTGGTGGCGGCGGGCGACGACGCGCTGATGCTCTTCCTCATCCAACGCGGCGACGCCGAGACCTTCCGTCTCGCCCGCCACATCGACGCCGCGTACGGCGAGGCGTTCGACCGGGCCTGCGCGGCGGGCGTGCGGATGGCGGCGCTGCGCTGCGCGATATCGCCGGAGGGCATCCGGGCGGCCGGCCTGATCCCGATCCTGGGGCGCGAGGAGCTGAGCGAAGCTGCCTCCGAAGCCGCCTGA
- the map gene encoding type I methionyl aminopeptidase has translation MVEFIDADVAPARNTGQVRIYGQDAFAAMHAAGALTARCLDELEDFIVPGTTTEAIDEYVMAFAEKHDVIPATLYYRGFRKASCTSVNHVVCHGIPVPKPLKEGDVLNVDVTFILDGWHGDSSRMYRVGQVRRAADRLLKVTLKALELGVAAARPGSTTGDIGHAIQTYVEGERCSVVREFCGHGVGRIFHDMPNILHYGRPGDGVRLQPGMIFTIEPMVNLGRPHVKVLSDGWTAVTRDRSLSAQYEHTVGITEDGCEIFTFSPHMLPVD, from the coding sequence ATGGTAGAATTCATCGATGCAGACGTGGCACCTGCCCGCAACACGGGTCAGGTGCGCATCTACGGCCAGGACGCGTTCGCGGCGATGCACGCGGCCGGCGCGCTGACCGCCCGATGCCTCGACGAGCTGGAGGACTTCATCGTCCCCGGCACCACCACCGAAGCCATCGACGAATATGTCATGGCCTTCGCCGAGAAGCACGACGTCATCCCCGCGACCCTCTATTATCGCGGCTTCCGCAAGGCCTCGTGCACGTCGGTCAATCATGTCGTGTGCCACGGCATCCCGGTGCCGAAGCCGCTGAAGGAGGGCGACGTCCTCAACGTCGACGTCACCTTCATCCTCGACGGGTGGCACGGCGACTCGTCGCGCATGTACCGCGTCGGCCAGGTGCGCCGCGCGGCCGACCGCCTGTTGAAGGTGACGCTGAAAGCGCTGGAGCTGGGGGTCGCCGCCGCCCGTCCCGGCAGCACCACCGGCGACATCGGCCACGCCATCCAAACCTACGTCGAGGGTGAGCGCTGCTCCGTCGTGCGCGAGTTCTGCGGCCACGGCGTCGGCCGCATCTTCCACGACATGCCGAACATCCTGCACTATGGCCGCCCCGGCGACGGGGTGCGGCTGCAACCCGGCATGATCTTCACGATCGAGCCGATGGTGAACCTCGGACGCCCGCACGTGAAGGTCCTGTCCGACGGATGGACCGCCGTGACGCGCGACCGTTCCCTCTCGGCCCAGTACGAGCACACCGTCGGCATCACCGAGGACGGCTGCGAGATCTTCACGTTCTCGCCCCACATGCTGCCGGTCGACTGA
- the radC gene encoding DNA repair protein RadC — protein sequence MQPVLFEVGARPQAQGWPAHATTAAARAGHRQSSPDLAAGHRERLRDRFDRGETLPDYELLELLLFQSIPRRDTKPTAKALIAEFGSFAAVLSASSSRLMAVSGVGERVASDFRLIRAAAERLTHDALADRPLLTSTDAVVDYFRAKLRGLPREEFHVVYLDKKNKMLASECAGAGTVDHTPVYPREVLKRALELGASALVLVHNHPSGDPTPSRADITMTEKVIEGAAPLGLTVHDHIIVGANTHTSLRGEGYL from the coding sequence GTGCAACCCGTGTTGTTCGAGGTCGGCGCGCGACCGCAGGCGCAGGGTTGGCCGGCGCACGCCACCACCGCCGCCGCACGTGCCGGGCACCGGCAAAGCTCGCCCGACCTCGCCGCCGGGCACCGCGAGCGTCTGCGCGACCGGTTCGACCGCGGTGAGACCCTGCCGGACTACGAGCTGCTCGAACTTCTCCTGTTTCAGTCGATCCCCCGGCGCGACACCAAGCCGACCGCCAAAGCACTGATCGCCGAGTTCGGCTCGTTCGCGGCGGTGCTGTCGGCCTCCTCGTCCCGGCTGATGGCGGTCAGCGGCGTCGGCGAACGCGTTGCGAGCGACTTTCGCCTGATCCGCGCCGCCGCCGAGCGTCTCACCCACGACGCCCTCGCCGATCGCCCGCTCCTGACCTCGACCGACGCCGTGGTCGACTACTTTCGCGCCAAGCTGCGCGGCCTGCCGCGGGAGGAATTCCACGTCGTCTATCTCGACAAGAAGAACAAGATGCTGGCGTCCGAGTGCGCCGGCGCGGGCACGGTGGACCACACGCCGGTCTACCCTCGCGAGGTGCTGAAGCGGGCGCTGGAACTGGGGGCGAGCGCGCTCGTGCTGGTGCACAACCACCCCTCCGGCGACCCGACCCCGTCGCGGGCCGACATCACGATGACCGAAAAGGTCATCGAGGGAGCCGCCCCGCTGGGCCTGACGGTGCACGACCACATCATCGTCGGCGCCAACACGCACACCTCGCTGCGCGGCGAGGGCTACCTCTGA
- the speE gene encoding polyamine aminopropyltransferase, which yields MPDWANWVTETVNDEAGFRTSLRVDKPVRTVDGEQALAVFDNPSFGRVLTLDGTIQVTTGDEFVYHEMMSHVALFAHGGARDVLILGGGDGGVAREVLRHPVASLTLVEIDRAVVDLMVAEVPSVSAGAFDDPRLSLVIEDGAAFVRDTKATYDIIVVDAPDPIGPGAALFTDVFYTRCRRVLRPGGVMVCQSGMPFLAGDWLRGHAATLRHVFDDVSFFLSTVPSYTGGPMAHAFATSDPALKAVKQQALEERALSLDLAMRYWTPAVHRAAFALPPYIAERVAPS from the coding sequence TTGCCCGACTGGGCAAACTGGGTCACCGAGACGGTCAACGACGAGGCGGGCTTCCGCACGTCGTTGCGTGTCGACAAGCCGGTGCGCACGGTCGACGGCGAGCAGGCCCTGGCGGTGTTCGACAACCCCAGCTTCGGCCGTGTCCTGACGCTCGACGGCACCATCCAGGTCACCACCGGCGACGAGTTCGTCTATCATGAGATGATGTCGCACGTGGCGCTCTTCGCTCATGGCGGGGCGCGCGACGTGCTGATCCTGGGCGGTGGCGACGGCGGCGTGGCCCGCGAGGTGCTGCGCCATCCCGTCGCCAGCCTGACCTTGGTGGAGATCGACCGCGCGGTGGTCGACCTCATGGTCGCCGAGGTGCCGTCGGTGTCGGCCGGCGCGTTCGATGACCCGCGTCTGTCCCTGGTGATCGAGGACGGAGCCGCGTTCGTGCGCGACACGAAGGCCACCTACGATATCATCGTCGTCGACGCGCCGGACCCGATCGGACCTGGCGCCGCTCTCTTCACCGACGTGTTCTACACCCGCTGCCGTCGTGTCCTGCGGCCCGGCGGAGTGATGGTGTGCCAGTCCGGCATGCCGTTCCTGGCCGGCGACTGGCTTCGCGGCCATGCCGCCACCCTGCGCCATGTGTTCGACGACGTGAGCTTCTTCCTGTCCACCGTGCCCAGCTATACCGGCGGGCCGATGGCGCACGCCTTCGCAACCTCCGACCCGGCGCTGAAGGCGGTCAAGCAGCAGGCGTTGGAGGAGCGGGCGCTCTCGCTCGACCTCGCCATGCGCTACTGGACGCCGGCCGTTCACCGCGCCGCTTTCGCGCTTCCGCCCTACATCGCCGAGCGCGTCGCCCCGTCCTGA
- the speD gene encoding adenosylmethionine decarboxylase, with protein sequence MAQHRPLTRTIDGVVDEDFIADLPEAEASGDEHMMLRDGVRCAGAHIIVDVYGGERLDDLQHIEETLKECVDVAGATLLHVHLHHFDENGGVSGVAVLAESHISIHSWPEHKYAALDIFMCGETQPDACIDVLRKAFTPKNIAVSEFLRGRGL encoded by the coding sequence ATGGCTCAACACCGCCCCCTGACCCGAACGATTGACGGCGTCGTCGACGAGGACTTCATCGCTGACCTGCCGGAGGCGGAAGCGTCCGGCGACGAACACATGATGCTGCGGGACGGCGTTCGCTGTGCCGGCGCCCACATCATTGTCGACGTCTATGGCGGGGAGCGTCTCGACGATCTGCAGCACATCGAAGAGACGCTGAAGGAGTGCGTCGACGTCGCAGGGGCCACGCTCTTGCACGTGCATTTGCACCACTTTGACGAGAATGGCGGTGTGTCGGGCGTCGCCGTGCTGGCCGAAAGCCACATCTCCATCCACTCCTGGCCCGAGCACAAGTATGCCGCGCTGGACATCTTCATGTGCGGCGAGACCCAGCCCGACGCCTGCATCGACGTGCTGCGCAAGGCCTTCACCCCGAAGAATATCGCGGTGAGCGAGTTCCTGCGCGGCCGCGGGCTTTGA
- a CDS encoding PadR family transcriptional regulator, translated as MSADTLSPVAMLCLAILFNGERTGYEIKKESLEGRHRWFVDASYGSIYPALARLAHGELVTVREEVQSGRPSRKVYSITATGRATLLDSLAQPAGPDVYRSRFLLLSTFAPRLPRHVIEEAINERKAGLRYEIASIRAAMADADRDGDPHCEALEWAAAYGENCLGAHLEFLETHGDRLIAMAQTDIADAAE; from the coding sequence TTGAGCGCCGACACTCTAAGCCCCGTCGCCATGCTGTGCCTTGCCATTCTCTTCAACGGCGAGCGCACGGGCTATGAGATCAAGAAAGAGTCGCTCGAAGGGCGCCACCGCTGGTTCGTCGACGCCAGCTACGGCTCCATCTACCCCGCCCTCGCCCGCCTCGCCCACGGAGAACTCGTGACCGTGCGCGAGGAGGTCCAGTCGGGCCGCCCCTCGCGCAAGGTCTATTCCATCACCGCCACCGGGCGCGCCACGCTGCTCGATTCGCTGGCGCAACCGGCCGGACCGGACGTCTACCGCTCGCGCTTCCTGCTGCTCTCCACCTTCGCCCCGCGCCTGCCGCGCCACGTGATCGAGGAGGCGATCAACGAGCGCAAGGCCGGGCTGCGCTATGAGATCGCCTCCATCCGGGCCGCCATGGCCGACGCCGACCGGGACGGCGACCCGCACTGCGAGGCGCTCGAATGGGCGGCCGCGTACGGGGAGAACTGTCTCGGCGCGCATCTTGAATTCCTCGAGACGCATGGGGATCGCCTGATCGCCATGGCCCAGACCGATATCGCGGACGCCGCGGAGTAA
- a CDS encoding efflux RND transporter periplasmic adaptor subunit, producing MNAKYILAGLMTAGIAAWMASGSVIVAGSAQEATPRPPAERADANAAAFRVRTRKISAEDRGRTLTMRGRTRADALVNVAAETTARIAERPVERGWEVAAGDVLCELDKGVRAAQLARANAEMEKAQLEFDAATKLRGRGFESQTRVATTKAALDAAQASVAEAKEELARTTILAPISGVVQEPLGEIGATLGVGGICATILDADPIIVTGQVSERDIAAIDFGASAPVDLVTGESVTGTINYVSATADADTRTFTVELSVPNPDHALRDGVTAEAHIPLATVRAHRLSPGVLTLDDRGRIGVRTVDEENRVAFMPVKIAMQDTAGFWVTGLPDTVTIITVGQEYVIEGQTVDPVAESDDV from the coding sequence ATGAACGCGAAGTACATTCTGGCCGGACTGATGACCGCGGGGATCGCGGCATGGATGGCGAGCGGATCGGTCATCGTCGCGGGGAGCGCCCAGGAGGCGACCCCCCGCCCACCCGCCGAGCGTGCCGACGCCAACGCGGCGGCCTTCCGCGTGCGCACCCGCAAGATCTCCGCCGAGGATCGCGGCCGAACCCTCACCATGCGCGGCCGAACCCGTGCCGACGCGCTCGTCAACGTCGCCGCCGAGACCACCGCGCGGATCGCCGAGCGCCCCGTCGAGCGCGGCTGGGAGGTCGCGGCGGGCGACGTCCTGTGCGAGCTCGACAAGGGCGTGCGCGCCGCCCAGCTCGCCCGCGCCAACGCCGAGATGGAGAAGGCGCAGCTGGAGTTCGACGCCGCCACCAAGCTGCGCGGCCGCGGCTTCGAATCGCAGACCCGCGTCGCCACCACCAAGGCCGCCCTCGACGCCGCCCAAGCCTCCGTCGCCGAGGCGAAGGAGGAGCTGGCGCGCACCACCATCCTCGCCCCGATCTCCGGCGTCGTGCAGGAGCCCCTCGGCGAGATCGGCGCCACCTTGGGCGTCGGCGGCATCTGCGCCACCATTCTCGACGCGGATCCGATCATCGTCACCGGTCAGGTCTCCGAACGGGACATCGCCGCGATCGACTTCGGCGCGAGCGCCCCGGTCGACCTCGTCACCGGCGAGAGCGTCACCGGTACGATCAACTACGTCTCCGCCACCGCCGACGCCGACACGCGCACCTTCACGGTGGAGCTTTCGGTCCCCAACCCCGACCATGCACTGCGCGACGGCGTCACCGCCGAAGCGCACATCCCCCTCGCCACGGTGCGCGCCCATCGCCTCTCGCCCGGCGTACTGACGCTGGACGACCGGGGCCGGATCGGCGTGCGCACGGTCGACGAAGAGAACCGGGTGGCCTTCATGCCGGTGAAGATCGCGATGCAGGATACCGCCGGCTTCTGGGTCACGGGGCTGCCGGACACCGTCACCATCATCACCGTCGGCCAGGAGTACGTGATCGAAGGCCAGACGGTGGATCCCGTCGCGGAGTCCGACGACGTATGA
- a CDS encoding efflux RND transporter permease subunit, producing MISILDGLLNRPRTILTLLIFLLGAGAFIYATIPKEANPDIDVPIFYVSVVQQGISPEDANRLLVKPMETELRGLDGLKEIKATASEGHAGIILEFNADFDKDEALADVRDKVDRAQAELPDDAEEPTITETNFSLVPTIIVALSGDVPERTLYQHARRLKDAVEAIPTVLSASLSGSREEQLEVLIDRTAMESYQVQPVELLQALQNNNALVPAGFLDTGEGRFSVKVPGLIEDAEDVYNMVIKSQAGGIVTVGDIAEVRRSFKDPTTFTRVNGRPAITIDVVKRLGENIIENNQAVKDVVEKATASWPGAIKVDYLLDQSSFIYEVLGGLEASISTAIVLVMIVIVAALGFRSALLVGIAIPTSILLGFAVLAGLGMTVNMMVMFGLVLCVGLLVDGAIVVVEYADRRIAEGADRPQAFREAAHLMVWPLISSTATTLIAFLPMLLWPGVAGEFMSYLPVMVIIVLTVALVTAMVFLPVVGAILSNALIVGLFAGIVVAAVAMMALAAAPMPLAVLAALAGFVLATTIATRLAGRWGRGRAKPPVASAHGPFDITKLTGAGRLYVSGLRLLAGNTLGIILTVVVVSGMAFAVMQVFAANSNGVEFFVEEEPDVAVAMISARGNMSAREALGLVREVEKVVLGVDGVDNVVTNAFPSGGDTGGGAKIDGVQDKPADIIGQLQIELVDYCCRRPAAAIFEDIRNQTDFAGIKVEVRKIEGGPPTGKDIQLQITSELYDDVVAATARVRDHVETVEGLRDVEDDRPLPGIEWQLDVDREEAGRFGADVTTVGQIIQLVTNGVLLTQYQPDDSEDQIDIRVRYPEAERTLQQFGDLRLKTDNGQVPIINFIDVNPQQRVSSIQRVDGQFAMTVKADVLDQLGYDLNAKIAEIDQWVKSESWPQGVTFSFRGANEDQAEAMSFLMQAMIASLVMMFLVLVTQFNSFYQTALTLLTIVLSAFGVLLGMAITGQKFSVIMTGTGIIALAGIVVNNAIVLIDTFNRERLEQPDLLTATLATAAQRVRPILLTTITTIAGLIPMATQVNLDFFTRTIAVGGITSIWWVQLSTAIIAGLAFSTILTLVVIPVMLAMPETVSRTAARLRGRGVAPMPAGGAPLAEVEPAEPQVYRLPAAPPEPRPAPGTPDEALPPDVYAPVVARARSGSRDVAAETPSAEPATAAPPETGGRTGTDDGRDTEDGHTSGTAEAADTPAPDVYAPVLARQHRRGEERDGTTTSPRHSSEAAE from the coding sequence ATGATCAGCATCCTCGACGGCCTGCTCAATCGGCCGCGCACGATCCTCACCCTCCTGATCTTCCTGCTGGGCGCGGGCGCGTTCATCTACGCCACGATCCCGAAGGAGGCGAACCCGGACATCGACGTTCCGATCTTCTACGTCTCGGTCGTCCAGCAGGGGATCTCGCCGGAGGACGCCAACCGCCTCCTGGTGAAGCCCATGGAGACCGAGCTGCGCGGGCTCGACGGGCTGAAGGAGATCAAGGCGACCGCCTCCGAGGGGCACGCCGGCATCATCCTCGAGTTCAACGCCGACTTCGACAAGGACGAGGCGCTGGCGGACGTGCGCGACAAGGTCGACCGCGCGCAGGCCGAGCTGCCGGACGACGCCGAAGAGCCGACCATCACCGAGACCAACTTCTCACTGGTGCCGACGATCATCGTCGCGCTCTCGGGCGACGTGCCGGAGCGCACGCTCTACCAGCACGCGCGCCGGCTGAAGGACGCGGTGGAGGCGATCCCGACCGTCCTGTCGGCCAGTCTCTCCGGCTCGCGCGAAGAGCAGCTCGAGGTGCTGATCGACCGCACCGCGATGGAATCCTACCAGGTCCAGCCGGTGGAGCTGCTGCAGGCGTTGCAGAACAACAACGCGCTGGTCCCCGCCGGCTTCCTCGACACCGGCGAGGGCCGCTTCTCGGTCAAGGTGCCGGGCCTGATCGAGGACGCCGAGGACGTCTACAACATGGTGATCAAGTCCCAGGCGGGCGGGATCGTCACCGTCGGCGACATCGCCGAGGTGCGCCGCTCGTTCAAGGATCCGACCACCTTCACCCGCGTCAACGGGCGCCCGGCGATCACCATCGACGTGGTCAAGCGCCTGGGCGAGAACATTATCGAGAACAACCAGGCGGTTAAGGACGTCGTCGAAAAGGCGACCGCGAGCTGGCCGGGGGCGATCAAGGTCGACTATCTCCTCGACCAGTCGTCCTTCATCTACGAGGTGCTGGGCGGGCTGGAGGCCTCGATCTCGACCGCCATCGTGCTCGTCATGATCGTGATCGTCGCCGCACTCGGCTTCCGTTCGGCGCTGCTCGTCGGTATCGCCATCCCGACCTCGATCCTGCTCGGCTTCGCGGTGCTGGCCGGCCTCGGCATGACCGTCAACATGATGGTGATGTTCGGCCTGGTCCTGTGCGTCGGCCTCCTCGTCGACGGCGCGATCGTGGTCGTGGAGTACGCCGACCGGCGCATCGCGGAAGGCGCGGACCGGCCGCAGGCGTTCCGCGAGGCGGCGCACCTGATGGTGTGGCCGCTGATCTCGTCCACCGCGACGACGCTCATCGCCTTCCTGCCGATGCTGCTGTGGCCGGGCGTTGCGGGCGAGTTCATGAGCTATCTGCCGGTGATGGTCATCATCGTGCTGACCGTCGCGCTCGTCACGGCGATGGTGTTCCTGCCGGTGGTCGGCGCGATCCTCTCGAACGCGCTCATCGTCGGCCTCTTCGCCGGCATCGTCGTCGCGGCGGTGGCGATGATGGCGCTGGCGGCCGCGCCGATGCCGCTGGCGGTGCTCGCCGCGCTCGCCGGCTTCGTCCTGGCGACGACAATCGCGACACGGCTCGCCGGTCGCTGGGGCCGCGGCCGCGCCAAGCCGCCGGTCGCCAGCGCGCACGGCCCGTTCGACATCACCAAGCTCACCGGCGCCGGGCGGCTTTATGTAAGCGGCCTGCGGCTCCTCGCGGGCAACACGCTCGGCATCATCCTCACCGTCGTCGTCGTCAGCGGCATGGCGTTCGCCGTGATGCAGGTGTTCGCAGCCAATTCCAACGGCGTCGAGTTCTTCGTCGAGGAGGAGCCGGACGTCGCGGTGGCGATGATCTCGGCGCGCGGCAACATGAGCGCGCGCGAGGCGCTGGGGCTGGTGCGCGAGGTGGAGAAGGTCGTCCTCGGTGTCGACGGCGTGGACAACGTCGTCACCAACGCCTTCCCCTCCGGCGGCGATACCGGCGGCGGCGCCAAGATCGACGGCGTGCAGGACAAGCCGGCCGACATCATCGGCCAGTTGCAGATCGAGCTGGTGGACTATTGCTGCCGCCGGCCGGCCGCCGCGATCTTCGAGGACATCCGCAACCAGACCGACTTCGCCGGCATCAAGGTGGAGGTCCGCAAGATCGAGGGCGGCCCCCCGACCGGCAAGGACATCCAGCTCCAGATCACCTCCGAGCTCTACGACGACGTCGTCGCCGCCACCGCGCGCGTGCGCGACCACGTCGAGACGGTCGAGGGGCTGCGCGACGTGGAGGACGACCGGCCGCTGCCGGGCATCGAGTGGCAACTCGACGTCGACCGCGAGGAGGCCGGACGCTTCGGCGCAGACGTCACCACCGTCGGGCAGATCATCCAGCTCGTCACCAACGGCGTGCTGTTGACGCAGTATCAGCCGGACGATTCGGAGGACCAGATCGACATTCGCGTGCGTTACCCGGAGGCGGAGCGCACCCTGCAGCAGTTCGGCGATCTGCGCCTGAAGACCGACAACGGCCAGGTGCCGATCATCAACTTCATCGACGTCAACCCGCAGCAGCGCGTCTCGTCCATCCAGCGCGTCGACGGGCAGTTCGCGATGACGGTGAAAGCGGACGTGCTCGACCAGCTCGGCTACGACCTCAACGCCAAGATCGCCGAGATCGACCAGTGGGTGAAGAGCGAGAGCTGGCCCCAGGGCGTGACCTTCAGCTTCCGCGGCGCCAACGAGGATCAGGCCGAGGCGATGTCGTTCCTGATGCAGGCGATGATCGCCTCGCTGGTGATGATGTTCCTGGTGCTGGTGACGCAGTTCAACTCGTTCTACCAGACGGCGCTGACGCTCCTGACCATCGTCCTGTCGGCGTTCGGCGTGCTTCTGGGCATGGCGATCACGGGGCAGAAGTTCTCCGTCATCATGACGGGAACGGGCATCATCGCGCTGGCGGGCATCGTGGTGAACAACGCAATCGTGCTGATCGACACGTTCAACCGCGAGCGGCTGGAGCAGCCGGATCTGCTGACGGCGACGCTTGCGACCGCGGCGCAGCGCGTGCGGCCGATCCTGCTGACGACGATCACCACCATCGCCGGCCTCATTCCGATGGCGACGCAGGTCAATCTCGACTTCTTCACCCGGACCATCGCGGTGGGTGGCATCACGTCGATCTGGTGGGTGCAGCTGTCGACCGCGATCATCGCCGGCCTCGCCTTCTCCACTATCCTGACGCTGGTGGTGATCCCGGTGATGCTGGCCATGCCGGAGACCGTGTCGCGTACGGCAGCGCGCCTGCGGGGCCGCGGCGTGGCGCCGATGCCTGCCGGCGGCGCGCCCCTGGCCGAAGTGGAGCCGGCCGAGCCGCAGGTCTACCGCCTCCCCGCCGCCCCGCCGGAACCGCGCCCGGCGCCGGGGACGCCCGACGAGGCTCTGCCGCCGGACGTCTACGCCCCGGTCGTTGCCCGCGCGCGCTCAGGTTCGCGCGATGTGGCCGCCGAGACGCCGTCCGCCGAGCCCGCCACCGCCGCGCCCCCCGAAACCGGCGGCAGGACCGGCACCGACGATGGGCGCGACACCGAAGATGGCCACACGAGCGGCACGGCCGAAGCGGCGGACACGCCCGCCCCGGACGTCTACGCCCCCGTGCTGGCGCGTCAGCACCGCCGCGGCGAGGAGCGGGACGGCACCACGACCTCGCCGCGCCACTCCTCAGAGGCCGCCGAGTAG
- a CDS encoding 2-keto-4-pentenoate hydratase — translation MRRLATVCGALLTAQLIIAQPFVADRAMAACVQDAAIDAFVGDFHSRTPTQALGVDASPADARCVQDALVGELTETLGPVIGYKAGLTSAGAQQHFGVDEPVMGTLLEKMMLDDGATVPAAFGARPLFEADLLLVVGDAGINDATTPEEVLAHISAVHPFIELPDLMLAEGQPMTGATITAMNVGARMGVVGEAIPADPSLIEALQAMTVRVTAADGEVLAEAPGASVLGNPLNSALWLMEKGVTFEPGQVISVGSIGPLLPPAKAKGMATVTYQGLPGDPAVTVHFEQ, via the coding sequence ATGCGGCGACTTGCGACTGTCTGCGGCGCACTGCTGACCGCGCAGCTCATCATCGCGCAGCCCTTCGTGGCCGACCGCGCGATGGCGGCGTGCGTCCAGGATGCGGCGATCGACGCCTTCGTCGGCGACTTCCATTCCAGGACACCCACCCAGGCGCTCGGCGTCGACGCGAGTCCGGCGGATGCACGCTGCGTGCAGGACGCGCTGGTGGGCGAGCTGACGGAGACGCTCGGCCCGGTGATCGGCTACAAGGCGGGCCTCACCAGCGCCGGCGCGCAGCAGCACTTCGGCGTCGACGAGCCGGTGATGGGCACGCTCCTCGAAAAGATGATGCTGGACGACGGCGCCACCGTTCCGGCCGCCTTCGGGGCCCGCCCGCTCTTCGAGGCGGACCTGCTTCTGGTGGTGGGCGACGCCGGGATCAACGACGCCACGACGCCGGAGGAGGTGCTGGCCCACATCAGCGCCGTGCACCCCTTCATCGAGTTGCCGGACCTGATGTTGGCCGAGGGTCAGCCGATGACGGGGGCGACGATCACGGCCATGAACGTCGGCGCGCGGATGGGCGTCGTCGGCGAGGCGATCCCCGCCGACCCCTCGCTCATCGAGGCGCTCCAGGCGATGACGGTCCGGGTCACGGCCGCGGACGGCGAGGTGCTGGCGGAGGCGCCGGGCGCCTCGGTGCTCGGCAACCCGCTCAACAGCGCGCTCTGGTTGATGGAGAAGGGCGTGACCTTCGAGCCGGGGCAGGTGATCAGCGTCGGATCGATCGGCCCGCTGCTGCCGCCGGCCAAGGCGAAAGGGATGGCGACGGTCACCTACCAGGGCCTACCAGGCGATCCGGCGGTGACCGTCCACTTCGAGCAATGA